GTCAGTCTGAAAGGGATGAGCGGGATGGAGGTGGATCAGGCTTATTCTGCACTTATATCGATGAGAAACGATTCCATATACAGCGGAAAGACAAGGATGGCACAGCCGGATGAGGTCTGGAATTTTCAGAGAGGAGACGGACTGGAAAAAGCAATCTGTCTTATCAACCTGATCAAAAACCGCAGCCCCGAAGACCGCTTCCAGATTGAGGGAGAAGGGAAAAATATTGTTGTACGGAGCAGCGGTCATGAATATAAATTTACTACTTCAAAGGAATTGAACCTTCCTTCCGAAAAGGATTTTACATTCTGATTTTTATTTTTTAAGATTTCCTCAGGCATGAAAAATCAGTCAACTACATCATCTTCCAGCCGTTACTTCCTCTCCGTCGATGGACTGCGGCTGATTGCGTCACTTAACATTGTCCTCTTTCATTTCGAAAACATGGGAGGGCTGAATGACCTTGGCGGCTCTCCAGCCTGGCTTTTCAGAATTCTAAAAGGCCCAGCCTTTCACGCCAGCATCTTTTTTATTCTTGGCGGTTTCATTTTCGCCACCAAGTTTCTTCCCAAAGCCGCAGAATTTAAAACATTACCATTTTTACGGAAGAGATTCTCTGAGCTTTATCCGTTGCATTTTATCACCACAATAGCCATGATGATCCTCATGCTGGTCAAACTACCGGCTGAATCAATTGATTTTGGCAAATTCGCATTTTCAGGTTTCATGCACCTTTCTCTCCTCTGGTCTCTGTTCCCGTTTTTCAGCTATAACCTTAATACCCCATCATGGGCACTTTCGGCGTTTTTCCTCTGTTACCTTTTATTTAAACCTCTGCTTATAATAACCGGAAAGCTGAAAACAAAGAGAGTTACCATACTTTCCATTTTCCTCTGTTTTATTCCTGTTTTTTTATGGACTCTTCTCTACCGTGTTATAGAAGCAGATCCGAAATGGTATATGTTCTTTCACATATTTGCGCCGGTAAGGCTGTTTGAGTTTGTCGCAGGGATGTTTCTTGCCCGTCTTCTTCAGTTAAGCGAACAGAAAAAGTATCCCTTTTACACTGGCATATTGGTTGACATTCTATTAATAGCTTCTGCATTCGCTATTTACAATCTATTATCCCTGAAATCACCAGACAACAAATTCCTTACATTTATGACTTATCATCTCTTCCTGACCCCGATCTTCTGTCTCATTCTGTTTTTGCTGACATCTGAACTGGGATTTATATCCA
This genomic window from Fibrobacter sp. contains:
- a CDS encoding acyltransferase, giving the protein MKNQSTTSSSSRYFLSVDGLRLIASLNIVLFHFENMGGLNDLGGSPAWLFRILKGPAFHASIFFILGGFIFATKFLPKAAEFKTLPFLRKRFSELYPLHFITTIAMMILMLVKLPAESIDFGKFAFSGFMHLSLLWSLFPFFSYNLNTPSWALSAFFLCYLLFKPLLIITGKLKTKRVTILSIFLCFIPVFLWTLLYRVIEADPKWYMFFHIFAPVRLFEFVAGMFLARLLQLSEQKKYPFYTGILVDILLIASAFAIYNLLSLKSPDNKFLTFMTYHLFLTPIFCLILFLLTSELGFISRTLSISFVRNTGRSSFYPYLIHIPLVSSIAFILERYFNYYRLLHSPVNITIIIFVLYGGSYVYVNYIRKRSRPPGKKEGREIREARRHQIVGISE